A stretch of DNA from Catenulispora acidiphila DSM 44928:
TCACGGCCTCATAAGGGCCGACGAAAACCGTGCCGTCGAGGAACGCCTCGGGCCATGACTCGAACAGGCGGACCAGATACAGAGGTGGCGCGTAGAGCAAGAACTCCGCGTTGGCGCCAAGGTGTCCTGCCGTGAGGATCCCGTTCGCGATCATCTCATTCTCGGTCGCCGTGACCTCCTCAGCGGTCAGGTATTGGAAAGCTCGCGCCGGATCGGAGTCGACTTGCTTGACCATCATCCACCGGATCTCATTGAGGACCTCGCGAGCCTGACCTGTGAGCGTATCGACGTCGAGGGCCGTATCAGGCATGCAGACACGGCGAAGCTCAGTGATGAGGTGCGAGATCGGGAGGTCGCTGTTCGCGCGGACGCGAAGGGACATCGCGATCTCAGTGAGGAGCAATTCCGCAGGGTCGACACCTAGTCGACCGAACGCGTCATGACTGGCGTCCACATAGGCGGTGGCGGTGCCGCCAGCTCCTTGAACGAGTAGCAGAGGCGTGTCGTGGCCGGCGTCATCGGTCACGGTGGTGCCGACGACTCTTCGTGTCTCCACGCGCAGGTCACCCAGTCGCGGTAGGCCGAAGTCACGAGTCAACTCGGGAATGATCGTTGACTGAGCTTGGTAGCGGTCGAGCCGTTCTCGCGCCGTCTCGGCCGGCGACTTTGGCGAGGAGGCCGGTGTCGACGAGGGAGTGACGGCCGGTGCGTCGCCAACGGGAGGAGCCGCTGACGTCAGGTCGCCGAGCGCCTCGATGACCGCAGCCTCGTCGGGGCGCTCTGGGGATACCGCCCGGGTCTTGCCCAGCTTGGCTTCCTTGACCCTCTCGTCGTGGTTGGCGACCGCTTCCCACCAGCGCTCGTCGTTCTGATACTCCTCGACGCCGTTGTGGAACTTCTGCGCCCATAGCCGGGTCTGTTCGTGGATCGGTCCCGTCCCGTCACCTGGGATCAGGCAGCGTGTGCCTGCGGCGTTCCGGCGGTAGCCCTTGTACAGCAGTCCGAGAGGACTGGCGTTCTCGGGATAGCCGGCTTTCTTGGCCTTCTCTGGTTGCAGTGGGCCCGCGCCTCGCAGGAAGTCCATCGCGGCCTTCCAGCTGCGGTCTCCATAGTCGAAGGCATCCTTCTGGTACGTGACCGGGACATGGTCGAGGTGGATCTCGCCGACGAGGCGACCCCCCTGGTGGACTAGCTCGATCGGGTACTCGACGTCGATGACGCCGAGCGGATCGTTCGGGTTCTGCCAGTCGAACAGCCTCTTGTCCCATTGAAGGATCTTGCGGCCGTTGCGGAGGAAGTCGATGCCGAACTCGCGTTTGTCGAGGTGCCGTTGCACACCGAGCCATCCGTGGATGCGGCGCTGTCGTAGCGACAGCTGACCGCTCCCGCACTGGTCGCAGATGCCCTTGTTCGGCGCTTGCCAGTTCCCACAGTCCAGGCACACCTCACCTGGATCGAATGTCTGATCGATGGGGATGAAGGCGGGGACGCGCTCTTGGCTGGAGCCGTTGCCGTAAAGGACGAAGCGATCGTCTCCCCACCGGCAATGCCTCCGTGGTAGCACCCGTGTGCCTTGGACCCAGAGCTCGTAGCCTCT
This window harbors:
- a CDS encoding ATP-binding protein, translated to MRIPPSPRILKMLGEIQFDEWQCVAELIDNSFDDFTEIVRSGQPWAGGMKVSVALPSAGGRVSDSTVVIRDTGQGMSLARLERAVRAGWSSNDRFDKLGLFGMGFNVATARLGRKTRVLTTRVGDPEWIGVEIDLDKIGEDFEALDLVEPKADPNEHGTRIEISKLNPVRAEWLRKNQANLRTTLGKLYSWILEHRGYELWVQGTRVLPRRHCRWGDDRFVLYGNGSSQERVPAFIPIDQTFDPGEVCLDCGNWQAPNKGICDQCGSGQLSLRQRRIHGWLGVQRHLDKREFGIDFLRNGRKILQWDKRLFDWQNPNDPLGVIDVEYPIELVHQGGRLVGEIHLDHVPVTYQKDAFDYGDRSWKAAMDFLRGAGPLQPEKAKKAGYPENASPLGLLYKGYRRNAAGTRCLIPGDGTGPIHEQTRLWAQKFHNGVEEYQNDERWWEAVANHDERVKEAKLGKTRAVSPERPDEAAVIEALGDLTSAAPPVGDAPAVTPSSTPASSPKSPAETARERLDRYQAQSTIIPELTRDFGLPRLGDLRVETRRVVGTTVTDDAGHDTPLLLVQGAGGTATAYVDASHDAFGRLGVDPAELLLTEIAMSLRVRANSDLPISHLITELRRVCMPDTALDVDTLTGQAREVLNEIRWMMVKQVDSDPARAFQYLTAEEVTATENEMIANGILTAGHLGANAEFLLYAPPLYLVRLFESWPEAFLDGTVFVGPYEAVSSQSSRALSVARVAGYLNDIATLLSFRSNPGSTRLQRTRLSLRLLLDETASGE